From the genome of Neodiprion pinetum isolate iyNeoPine1 chromosome 3, iyNeoPine1.2, whole genome shotgun sequence, one region includes:
- the LOC124214401 gene encoding cilia- and flagella-associated protein 100, with product MSDATQPASFSRVRQVDRRVRPPRTRAGRQPIVPPSINDVIFHRRRVPRSTYYFTSGHEHLGKPRDVLHEHSPFILVPKTHLFGYIQCSKAWRAKGIADAQTRKIADSQGYKGLQFKDLLQRLHVDVPIELEEAKTHKDPDKATAMTDVDPQYFTELRGRVIKDRSSLRTYIADTKEVFRTRLLAGQERDDCIRIDQQFDEEQKRLDKIKRKYRQYVAGFEEFLSRDHEESMEVLRKAEETARVTVELSNHLRDVSKAVGHIRLQVYVLEEAWRMVKTCQRFLYHVAPHSWRSQHDPACSRESGVTVTSKKTEEVFSRHGAAEEVASLDSLIEIFQQDIANADKPTMYFEDPYDLINIFRAMELQNLNAMLHCESLAAPLVEMAASVVRTDVAIKGEIAEIIEGIQDLELAIIWEESRAESLEDYANYLLQGVFRELVCSETVLYLFVFIEDTYEHCVAQNDANLDSYSMMRSIERVLEELNSQLDNLPVEV from the exons ATGAGCGACGCCACACAGCCGGCGAGCTTTTCTCGGGTCCGTCAAGTGGATCGCCGTGTTCGTCCGCCTCGAACGCGAGCTGGTCGTCAGCCGATTGTCCCCCCGAGCATCAACGACGTTATATTTCACAGGCGACGAGTACCAAG GTCCACTTACTACTTCACGAGTGGCCATGAGCACCTGGGAAAACCACGGGACGTACTCCATGAGCACTCGCCATTTATTTTGGTGCCGAAGACGCACTTGTTCGGGTACATTCAGTGCAGCAAGGCCTGGCGGGCGAAAGGAATCGCGGACGCCCAGACGAGGAAGATCGCAGATTCCCAAGGCTACAAGGGTCTCCAGTTCAAGGACCTTCTCCAGCGACTGCAC GTCGATGTGCCGATCGAATTGGAAGAGGCAAAGACCCACAAAGACCCCGACAAAGCCACGGCTATGACCGACGTCGATCCACAGTATTTCACCGAGCTCAGAGGTCGCGTGATCAAAGATCGATCCAGCCTTCGAACGTACATCGCAGACACCAAGGAAGTCTTCAGAACAAGGCTTCTCGCCGGGCAGGAACGCGACGACTGCATACGCATTGATCAGCAATTCGACGAGGAGCAAAAACGTCTCGACAAGATCAAG CGGAAGTACCGTCAGTACGTTGCCGGTTTCGAGGAGTTCCTATCCAGGGACCACGAGGAGAGTATGGAGGTACTTCGCAAGGCGGAGGAAACAGCGCGGGTAACTGTCGAGCTGTCGAACCACCTTCGTGACGTCTCCAAGGCCGTAGGTCACATAAGATTGCAGGTCTACGTGCTGGAGGAGGCTTGGCGGATGGTGAAGACGTGTCAGAGGTTCCTCTACCACGTGGCACCTCACAGTTGGAGGTCACAGCACGACCCGGCCTGCAGTCGAGAGTCTGGTGTGACTGTGACCTCGAAAAAAACCGAGGAGGTCTTCTCCCGACATGGAGCAGCCGAAGAAGTTGCTTCTCTCGACTCATTGATCG AAATTTTCCAGCAGGATATCGCTAACGCCGACAAGCCTACCATGTATTTTGAAGACCCGTACGATCTGATCAACATCTTCAGGGCCATGGAGCTTCAGAATTTGAACGCTATGCTTCATTGCGAATCACTTGCCGCTCCCCTCGTAGAAATGGCCGCTTCGGTAGTCAGAACCGACGTCGCGATAAAAGGGGAAATAGCCGAGATCATCGAAGGTATACAGGACCTTGAG CTTGCAATCATCTGGGAGGAAAGCCGAGCCGAGAGTCTTGAGGACTACGCGAACTACTTGCTCCAAGGAGTTTTCAGGGAACTGGTCTGCTCGGAGACAGTCCTGTACCTCTTCGTCTTCATCGAAGACACGTACGAACACTGCGTTGCCCAAAACGATGCCAATTTGGACTCTTATTCGATGATGCGATCGATCGAGAGGGTGCTTGAGGAGCTTAATTCACAGCTGGACAACCTGCCCGTTGAGGTG